The following proteins come from a genomic window of Marinobacter antarcticus:
- a CDS encoding aminotransferase family protein encodes MSSNALFYLTSNDMPLVSHADGIYIWDTTGRRYIDACSGAITCNVGHNHPTVKRAMVEQLDKVAFSYRTQFESQVALDLANRLVGLTDGELDKVFFVGSGSEAVESAIKLAVQYFVAKGQPERSKFVSLRPSYHGSTMGALGLTGYEPLEAPYRSITIGSVKVPSPDLYRYQETSVEEHIALVLEQTENAFLAAGPETIAALALEPVGGASTGGRMVTKAYMEGLRALCDRYGCLLIMDEVLSGMGRTGAWFAYQHFGVAPDIMALAKGLGSGYYPVAAMMARQELVDEVSRSGGFMHGHTYAGNPLACATGLAVIGVMDSEQLVSNAVKQGAYLRQQLDQLALKYDCIGNVRGVGLLQGVELVQDKASKQPFPASFNAFDKLTALAKVRGLLIYPRRCLNGLEGDHVLITPPLTVTAADIDDIIALLDNSLAAFEQVALELEQEVCS; translated from the coding sequence ATGTCCAGCAATGCTTTGTTCTACCTGACCAGTAATGACATGCCGCTTGTCAGCCATGCCGATGGCATTTATATCTGGGACACCACAGGTCGGCGTTACATCGATGCCTGTTCCGGTGCCATCACCTGTAACGTTGGCCACAACCACCCCACCGTAAAACGCGCCATGGTTGAGCAACTTGATAAGGTTGCTTTCAGCTATCGCACCCAGTTCGAAAGCCAGGTCGCGCTGGACCTGGCAAACCGCCTGGTCGGTCTGACCGACGGTGAGCTGGATAAAGTCTTCTTTGTCGGCAGTGGTTCAGAAGCGGTCGAGAGCGCGATCAAACTGGCGGTTCAGTATTTTGTTGCCAAAGGGCAGCCAGAGCGTAGCAAGTTTGTGTCGCTACGCCCTTCGTATCATGGCAGTACCATGGGGGCACTGGGGCTAACCGGATACGAACCCCTGGAGGCACCGTATCGCTCGATAACTATTGGCTCGGTCAAGGTGCCCTCGCCGGACTTATACCGTTACCAGGAAACCAGTGTTGAAGAACACATTGCATTGGTGCTGGAACAGACCGAAAACGCCTTTCTGGCGGCGGGCCCGGAGACCATTGCCGCCCTGGCGCTGGAGCCGGTTGGCGGTGCCAGCACCGGGGGGCGCATGGTCACAAAGGCCTATATGGAAGGGTTGCGGGCTTTGTGTGACCGCTACGGTTGCCTATTGATCATGGACGAAGTGCTCAGCGGCATGGGCCGCACTGGCGCCTGGTTTGCCTACCAGCATTTTGGTGTTGCGCCCGACATTATGGCGCTGGCCAAAGGGCTTGGTTCTGGCTACTACCCCGTCGCGGCCATGATGGCGCGTCAGGAGCTGGTTGACGAGGTGAGTCGCAGTGGTGGTTTCATGCACGGTCATACCTACGCCGGCAACCCTTTGGCCTGTGCCACGGGCCTTGCTGTCATTGGTGTGATGGACTCGGAACAGCTGGTCAGCAATGCGGTAAAGCAGGGTGCCTATCTTCGTCAGCAACTCGACCAGCTGGCTCTTAAGTATGACTGCATTGGTAATGTGCGAGGCGTCGGTTTGTTGCAGGGGGTGGAACTGGTGCAGGACAAAGCCAGCAAGCAACCGTTCCCGGCATCGTTCAATGCCTTCGACAAGCTCACCGCTCTGGCCAAGGTCCGTGGCCTGCTGATTTATCCGAGGCGTTGCCTGAACGGCCTGGAGGGTGATCATGTGTTGATTACGCCGCCGTTGACCGTCACCGCTGCGGACATTGACGACATAATCGCCCTGCTGGATAACAGCCTGGCTGCCTTCGAACAGGTGGCGCTGGAGCTGGAGCAGGAGGTTTGTTCATGA
- a CDS encoding CoA transferase subunit A, whose translation MKKNQRLENAIAAIPSGAVVMVGGFGNPGTPFSLINELVRQGQTGLTLIKNDANEPGHGLSRLIENGQVRKLITTHIGLNKRVIELMNQGDLEVAFHPQGILAEKIRTAGAGSFGFLTDIGIDSEITRPEDLLDWQGQTYKVEMALPADYALIHAAQADWIGNLVYQGSAINFSPLMAMAANHVIVETPDLGEPGRFKPEQVHTPGAFVDSIVPLESLTSEYGILEHHVRR comes from the coding sequence ATGAAAAAGAATCAAAGACTGGAAAATGCCATCGCCGCCATTCCTTCCGGGGCTGTGGTCATGGTCGGTGGCTTTGGCAATCCGGGCACGCCGTTCAGCCTGATCAACGAACTGGTACGCCAGGGACAGACCGGTCTGACCCTTATCAAGAACGATGCTAATGAACCCGGTCATGGTTTGAGCCGGCTGATCGAGAATGGCCAGGTGCGCAAGTTGATCACCACGCACATTGGCCTGAACAAACGCGTGATTGAGCTGATGAATCAAGGCGATCTCGAGGTCGCGTTTCATCCCCAGGGCATTCTGGCCGAAAAGATTCGCACCGCCGGTGCCGGAAGCTTTGGTTTCCTCACCGACATCGGCATTGATTCCGAGATTACCCGGCCGGAAGATCTGCTCGACTGGCAAGGTCAGACTTACAAGGTCGAGATGGCGTTGCCGGCTGACTATGCTCTCATTCATGCCGCTCAGGCGGACTGGATCGGCAATCTGGTGTATCAGGGTTCGGCTATCAATTTCAGCCCGCTGATGGCCATGGCTGCGAACCACGTCATTGTCGAAACGCCGGATCTCGGTGAGCCGGGCCGATTCAAGCCGGAACAGGTGCATACGCCGGGTGCTTTTGTCGACAGCATTGTACCGCTGGAATCACTCACCTCTGAATACGGGATCCTGGAACATCATGTCCGCCGTTGA
- a CDS encoding 3-oxoacid CoA-transferase subunit B: MSAVERILSRAVNEITPGSIVNLGIGLPTQVIHYLPDDFDVQIHSENGILGAWKQSLPEAMDPFLIDAAGAYVSLREGASLFDSAVSFAIIRRARLDLTMIGAFEVDALGNLANWKIPGKFSPGIGGAMELAQKTPRIVVLTTHTDKHGRPKILTSCRLPLTAKACVSRIVSDLAVMDITPQGLVVREKLVEISDADLQARTEAELTFAIGEAES, translated from the coding sequence ATGTCCGCCGTTGAACGCATTTTGAGCCGGGCGGTGAATGAAATCACCCCGGGCAGCATTGTCAATCTGGGCATTGGTTTGCCAACGCAGGTTATCCATTACCTGCCGGACGACTTCGATGTACAGATTCATTCAGAGAACGGCATTCTCGGTGCCTGGAAGCAGAGTCTGCCAGAGGCAATGGACCCCTTTCTCATTGATGCCGCTGGTGCCTATGTTTCCCTTCGGGAAGGGGCCAGCCTGTTCGATAGTGCTGTCTCTTTCGCAATAATTCGTCGCGCCCGGCTGGATTTAACCATGATTGGCGCCTTCGAAGTCGACGCGCTCGGCAACCTTGCCAACTGGAAAATCCCGGGAAAATTTTCGCCCGGGATTGGTGGTGCCATGGAGCTGGCACAAAAGACGCCCCGCATCGTCGTGCTGACGACCCATACCGACAAACACGGGCGACCCAAGATCCTGACGTCTTGCCGCCTGCCTTTGACAGCCAAAGCCTGCGTCAGCCGCATAGTATCCGACCTGGCTGTAATGGACATTACCCCGCAAGGTCTGGTGGTGCGCGAAAAACTGGTCGAGATCAGCGACGCTGATTTGCAGGCCCGGACCGAAGCGGAGCTAACCTTTGCGATCGGGGAGGCAGAGTCATGA
- a CDS encoding transporter substrate-binding domain-containing protein, with protein MKALTKKLSQSLAVAAIVTSAAAMVAMPTQARELDEIRGDVFQVVNSGAYPPFSFVDTQGNLVGFDVDIAEALAEKMGVEVNVQSSPWNGIIAAMVGGRFDACICSMSDTEERRQAVDFSDPYYSAGLSVWVQGSTDDINSIDDFAGKTVGSTLGETGNQWAVENGEGKWRNQTFQGLPSMMNGLTTGRIDLMIADDVPVLVAMQENAPDIKMVDVGELPRWPAAISIQKNKPELLKALNTALAEIKADGTYQAIVDKWIGEGANIE; from the coding sequence ATGAAGGCGCTTACTAAAAAGTTATCTCAATCTCTGGCTGTCGCAGCAATAGTCACAAGTGCAGCGGCCATGGTCGCCATGCCGACACAGGCGCGTGAACTGGATGAAATTCGTGGCGACGTATTTCAGGTGGTCAACTCCGGTGCTTACCCTCCCTTCAGTTTTGTCGACACCCAGGGCAACCTGGTTGGCTTTGATGTTGATATTGCCGAGGCTCTGGCTGAAAAGATGGGCGTAGAGGTTAACGTGCAGTCATCTCCCTGGAACGGCATTATCGCCGCCATGGTCGGTGGCCGTTTTGATGCCTGCATTTGCAGCATGAGCGACACAGAAGAACGCCGGCAGGCGGTTGACTTTTCCGACCCTTACTACAGCGCCGGTCTGTCGGTTTGGGTACAAGGCAGCACCGACGATATTAACAGCATCGACGACTTTGCTGGCAAGACTGTCGGATCCACTCTGGGTGAAACCGGTAACCAGTGGGCGGTGGAAAATGGCGAAGGCAAGTGGCGTAACCAGACCTTTCAGGGCCTGCCTAGCATGATGAATGGCCTGACCACAGGCCGCATCGATCTCATGATCGCCGATGACGTGCCCGTGCTGGTTGCCATGCAGGAAAACGCACCCGACATCAAGATGGTAGACGTGGGTGAACTGCCACGCTGGCCTGCCGCCATTTCCATTCAAAAGAACAAGCCTGAACTGCTTAAAGCGCTGAATACTGCCCTGGCAGAAATCAAGGCTGATGGTACTTACCAGGCCATTGTCGACAAGTGGATTGGCGAGGGTGCCAACATCGAGTAA
- a CDS encoding amino acid ABC transporter permease: MDFNLMVEVTPLLLKAAWVTIDVSARSMFFGFFVACGLVFLQSFRFAPIRWFARGYISVVRGTPYFVQLLLVFYGGPSIGFRLDPITCGIFVGAFNIGAYMSEAIRGSIESVDNGQTEAARSVGFGKVQTMVSIILPQAAALMIRSVGVLAIVLVKNSSLVSIISVVELTYQSQRLIGSTYKPLEIFTLSALMYIVIVYAVMGIIELAYRRATRYTTQ; encoded by the coding sequence ATGGATTTCAACTTGATGGTCGAGGTCACGCCCCTGTTGCTAAAGGCAGCCTGGGTCACGATCGATGTTTCTGCCCGTTCAATGTTCTTTGGATTCTTCGTCGCCTGTGGACTGGTGTTCTTGCAGTCTTTTCGCTTTGCACCCATCCGCTGGTTTGCCCGAGGCTATATCAGTGTGGTTCGCGGGACACCCTATTTCGTCCAATTGTTGCTGGTGTTTTATGGCGGTCCCAGCATTGGCTTCAGGCTTGACCCCATTACTTGTGGGATCTTCGTGGGCGCTTTCAATATTGGCGCCTATATGAGCGAAGCGATTCGCGGCTCCATCGAGTCTGTAGATAATGGTCAGACAGAAGCCGCCAGATCAGTGGGATTTGGCAAGGTACAAACGATGGTGTCTATCATATTGCCGCAAGCCGCAGCACTGATGATTCGGTCGGTCGGGGTGTTGGCCATTGTACTGGTGAAAAACTCCTCTCTGGTTTCCATCATCTCGGTGGTTGAGTTGACTTATCAGTCTCAGCGGTTGATTGGTTCGACCTACAAGCCGCTGGAGATTTTCACCCTCAGTGCGCTGATGTACATCGTCATTGTTTACGCGGTGATGGGTATTATCGAACTGGCCTATCGTCGCGCGACGCGCTACACAACCCAATAA
- a CDS encoding amino acid ABC transporter permease codes for MEFDFGPVITYFPTLLKGLGVGSLVAIVVAFMSVVGGLVVAVISVYINKVLSWPLRFFIWLFMTTPLLLQLYFLYFGLGEWILIPAILVGILGLGFHYMAYNADIFIATIKSVSDGQYEASRSLGFGHGATIFYIIVPQAFIRAIPQLGNNMILMVKDTSVLSAIGVAEVVYASQYAISVTFRPFEFFIVIALLYYVINIFMELGQAWLERQTAYRR; via the coding sequence ATGGAATTTGATTTCGGTCCGGTAATAACCTATTTCCCTACCTTGCTGAAAGGCCTTGGTGTGGGTTCTCTGGTGGCCATCGTCGTTGCATTCATGTCGGTTGTGGGTGGGCTGGTGGTGGCGGTGATCTCTGTTTATATCAATAAGGTTCTGAGCTGGCCATTGCGGTTTTTTATCTGGCTGTTCATGACGACGCCACTGCTGTTGCAACTCTACTTTTTGTATTTTGGCCTCGGCGAGTGGATTCTGATTCCCGCCATCCTGGTTGGCATTCTTGGGCTGGGTTTTCACTACATGGCCTACAATGCCGACATATTCATTGCCACCATCAAGTCAGTGTCCGACGGTCAGTATGAAGCTTCACGGTCGCTCGGCTTTGGGCATGGTGCCACCATTTTCTACATCATTGTGCCACAGGCCTTTATTCGCGCGATCCCGCAACTGGGCAACAATATGATCCTGATGGTGAAAGATACGTCGGTCTTATCCGCCATTGGTGTGGCTGAGGTGGTGTATGCCTCCCAGTATGCGATCAGCGTAACGTTCCGGCCATTCGAGTTTTTCATCGTTATCGCCCTGCTGTATTACGTGATCAACATCTTTATGGAGCTAGGCCAGGCCTGGCTGGAGCGGCAGACGGCCTATCGTCGCTAA
- a CDS encoding amino acid ABC transporter ATP-binding protein yields MSTEHQTDTPMVEIRNVHKRFGDLEVLKGIDLTVNRGKIVSIIGPSGSGKSTLLRSVNHLEVIDQGEILLDGVRVNRPDMNGLIFERHINHIRQNMGMVFQHFNLFPHLSTIDNVTLGPRKLKGMDKHIARELGMELLDRVGLAEKAAVFPNHLSGGQKQRVAIARALAMQPKVMLFDEATSALDPELVEEVNRVMRGLAEEHMTMLIVTHEMTFARDVSDWAMFMDEGVVVEECTPEKLFSNPDQERTCHFLRKHLGDNH; encoded by the coding sequence ATGAGCACTGAGCATCAAACCGACACTCCGATGGTCGAAATCCGCAATGTGCACAAGCGTTTTGGCGATCTGGAAGTTTTAAAAGGCATCGACCTGACGGTGAATCGCGGAAAGATCGTATCCATCATTGGTCCTTCCGGTTCTGGCAAGAGCACTCTGTTACGCTCGGTGAACCACCTGGAGGTGATTGACCAGGGTGAGATTCTTCTCGACGGCGTCCGGGTGAACCGGCCCGATATGAACGGTCTTATATTTGAACGGCACATCAACCACATCCGCCAGAACATGGGTATGGTGTTTCAACACTTTAATCTCTTTCCTCATCTGTCCACGATCGACAATGTCACCCTGGGGCCACGCAAGCTGAAAGGCATGGATAAACACATTGCCCGGGAATTGGGCATGGAATTGCTTGACCGGGTTGGCCTTGCTGAAAAAGCCGCGGTATTTCCCAACCATTTGTCGGGCGGCCAAAAGCAACGGGTGGCCATTGCCCGGGCGCTGGCGATGCAGCCCAAGGTGATGCTGTTTGACGAGGCGACTTCAGCCCTGGATCCGGAGCTTGTCGAAGAAGTTAACCGGGTAATGCGCGGCTTGGCAGAAGAACATATGACCATGTTGATCGTGACACACGAGATGACCTTTGCGCGCGATGTGTCGGACTGGGCCATGTTTATGGACGAAGGGGTCGTCGTTGAAGAATGCACCCCGGAGAAGCTGTTCAGCAATCCGGATCAGGAGCGCACCTGCCACTTCCTGCGCAAACACCTTGGCGATAATCACTAG
- a CDS encoding histone deacetylase family protein, translating into MKCFYHEAQKLHAPKHFFLRGQPAPSPEQPVRSEHLKAAIDATSASLVLLPPLAGDTLLLDRLKRIHTPRYLTFLEIAVERWRALPGTSGVVTPNVHPCGHARFYPRHIVGQAGWHMHDMACPMDEGSYTGILASATTAQAAADAILQGEVASYALCRPPGHHAGPERGGGFCFLNNSALAATVLRERYERVAIVDVDVHHGNGTQDIFWQRSDVWTGSVHVDPADYYPFYWGASDEVGEGDGKGYNRNMPLPLGANGIEFLQALSRLLSALAEFQPQAIVIALGLDAHKDDPLAGMTLETEDFYRIGQRLAQVKGPKVIVQEGGYPTDSLGDNLTAFLQGFHRG; encoded by the coding sequence GTGAAATGTTTTTACCATGAGGCGCAAAAGCTTCACGCGCCCAAGCACTTTTTTCTTCGCGGCCAACCTGCGCCCTCACCAGAGCAACCGGTTCGCTCCGAGCACCTGAAAGCGGCGATTGATGCCACCAGTGCCAGTCTGGTTCTGCTGCCACCCCTTGCCGGGGATACGCTCCTCCTGGACCGGCTGAAGCGTATTCATACCCCTCGCTATCTTACCTTCCTTGAAATCGCGGTGGAGCGTTGGCGAGCCTTGCCTGGTACATCTGGTGTGGTTACTCCCAATGTACATCCTTGTGGTCATGCCCGTTTTTACCCACGCCACATAGTCGGCCAGGCAGGCTGGCACATGCATGATATGGCGTGCCCGATGGATGAAGGTAGCTATACCGGCATTCTCGCCAGTGCAACAACCGCCCAGGCAGCAGCCGATGCCATACTGCAAGGCGAGGTTGCGAGCTACGCTCTTTGTCGACCGCCGGGCCACCATGCCGGGCCGGAACGGGGAGGTGGCTTCTGCTTCCTGAACAACTCGGCTCTGGCCGCCACCGTATTGCGTGAGCGCTACGAGCGCGTAGCCATCGTTGATGTCGATGTGCATCACGGCAACGGAACTCAGGACATTTTTTGGCAACGAAGCGACGTCTGGACTGGATCAGTGCACGTCGACCCTGCGGATTACTACCCTTTTTACTGGGGTGCGTCGGATGAAGTGGGGGAGGGTGATGGCAAGGGGTATAACCGCAATATGCCTCTGCCACTTGGTGCCAATGGCATTGAATTTTTACAGGCCTTGTCGCGCCTGTTGTCAGCCCTTGCTGAATTCCAGCCTCAGGCCATCGTCATTGCACTCGGGCTCGACGCCCATAAGGATGACCCGCTGGCCGGGATGACGCTGGAAACCGAGGATTTTTACCGCATTGGCCAGCGCCTGGCTCAGGTCAAAGGCCCGAAAGTGATTGTTCAGGAGGGTGGCTATCCAACGGACAGCCTCGGTGATAATCTCACCGCCTTCTTGCAGGGCTTTCATCGTGGTTAA
- a CDS encoding RidA family protein: MSDRYIDSNQRMSQIVIHGNTAYLAGQVAHDASAGMQGQTEQILQGIDQLLAKAGTDKSHILSATIWVTDMAEFQEMNMAWDAWVTPGRTPARACVTGNLAKPEWKVEMMVIAAIPA, translated from the coding sequence ATGAGTGATCGTTACATTGATAGCAACCAACGCATGAGTCAGATCGTCATACACGGCAACACGGCCTATCTCGCAGGCCAGGTAGCGCATGACGCCAGTGCCGGTATGCAAGGACAGACTGAACAGATCCTGCAAGGCATTGATCAACTGCTGGCCAAGGCCGGGACCGATAAATCCCACATTTTGTCTGCAACCATCTGGGTAACCGACATGGCCGAGTTTCAGGAAATGAACATGGCCTGGGATGCCTGGGTAACACCAGGACGCACCCCGGCTCGTGCCTGTGTCACAGGCAACCTGGCCAAACCGGAATGGAAAGTGGAAATGATGGTCATTGCCGCCATTCCCGCTTGA
- a CDS encoding alpha/beta hydrolase — protein MIFGIAWFAMMWFGLVMVALLALVVFVLRRKHDAGDERKTTTPQQQSEARQQVLEKVKGMHTAVEGLRGRARVKALRRHMDSMSDGLELASEIRPSANGAPKGEWVIAPGSDPNRRILYIHGGSWVAGSPKSHRTITDRLSRLAHACVFAIDYRLMPENRYLDGIIDCQQAYRWLLDNGPDEKTPADFVVVAGDSAGGSHTLGLIAWIRDQGLQTPNAAIALSPSTELMLTSLGSRANLKTDAMLGPTVEKLARIPLPLLWWGTILGMRVLPTSPTVSPLRGDLHNLPPTLIHVSESELLLENAKRYVAKAQAAGSPVEVETWPDMVHVWHLFTPLLPEAEEAFEHIGEFLARVELGVPYEIQRYERDPKTMLPEGGVR, from the coding sequence ATGATTTTTGGAATCGCCTGGTTCGCAATGATGTGGTTTGGCCTGGTAATGGTCGCACTGTTGGCTTTAGTGGTGTTTGTCCTGCGCCGGAAACACGATGCCGGTGATGAACGCAAAACGACCACCCCCCAGCAACAAAGCGAGGCTCGCCAACAAGTGCTTGAAAAGGTCAAGGGCATGCATACAGCGGTTGAAGGCCTCCGTGGCCGGGCTCGGGTAAAGGCCCTGCGACGCCACATGGATAGCATGAGCGACGGCCTGGAACTCGCCTCCGAAATCCGCCCCTCTGCAAACGGCGCGCCCAAGGGGGAATGGGTGATTGCACCCGGATCAGACCCCAACCGCCGGATTCTCTACATTCACGGCGGTTCCTGGGTCGCCGGCAGCCCCAAAAGTCATCGCACTATCACGGACCGGCTGTCGAGATTGGCCCACGCCTGCGTATTCGCCATTGACTACAGGCTAATGCCGGAAAATCGCTATCTGGACGGAATTATCGACTGCCAGCAGGCTTACCGTTGGTTGCTTGACAATGGCCCGGACGAAAAGACGCCGGCCGATTTTGTAGTGGTCGCCGGGGACTCCGCCGGCGGCAGTCACACCCTGGGGCTGATTGCCTGGATACGAGACCAGGGTCTGCAAACACCGAATGCCGCTATTGCCCTGTCGCCCTCTACCGAGCTCATGCTCACGTCGCTCGGCAGCCGGGCCAACCTGAAGACCGATGCCATGCTGGGGCCAACTGTTGAGAAACTGGCGCGCATACCCCTGCCGCTGCTGTGGTGGGGAACGATTCTGGGCATGCGGGTATTGCCCACCAGCCCAACGGTCTCACCCCTGCGAGGAGACCTCCACAACCTCCCGCCAACACTGATTCACGTCAGTGAATCGGAGCTACTGCTGGAAAACGCCAAACGGTATGTAGCAAAAGCACAGGCGGCTGGCTCACCGGTGGAAGTGGAAACCTGGCCCGACATGGTTCATGTGTGGCACCTGTTTACGCCACTGTTACCGGAGGCGGAAGAGGCGTTCGAGCATATAGGGGAATTTCTGGCGAGGGTGGAGCTGGGAGTGCCCTACGAGATCCAGCGTTACGAGCGTGACCCCAAAACCATGCTACCGGAGGGCGGCGTGCGTTAG
- a CDS encoding FMN-binding glutamate synthase family protein: MEKTTTFPMRYSAYVTSITGFIVSLALSLHFETGYLFPGIFGALVILGTYDILQRKHTISRNYPIMVHFRYLFESIGPEIRQYFIQSDTEEQPFSREQRTIIYQRAKNALDKRPFGSQLGMYEEGFEWINHSLKPSKIADSNFRIQIGSRCAKPYSASVFNISAMSFGSLSANAILSLNTGAKMGDFYHDTGEGSISRYHRQPGGDLVWEIGSGYFGCRNKDGSFNPEMFEKNATLDQVKMIEVKLSQGAKPGHGGILPGAKVTPEIAEARGVSVGEDCVSPAQHSAFSTPIELLEFLDQLRDLSGGKPVGFKLAIGHPWEWFAIVKAMLETGRKPDFIVIDGGEGGTGAAPLEFINRIGTPMTEALLLVHNTLVGTNLREDISIGAAGKITSAFNIARTLALGADWCNAARGYMFSLGCIQALNCHTGRCPSGVATQDPRRSSKLDVKDKSERVYNFHKNTLEALQNLLEASGLRHPGELGPEHIIRRVSKTEVHSYNDLFPFLAPGALLEGKTGMAVFDKYWAESQPYSFDPPKFVQQLRETKLR; encoded by the coding sequence ATGGAGAAAACAACCACTTTCCCGATGCGCTACTCAGCCTACGTTACAAGCATTACAGGCTTTATTGTTTCACTGGCGCTCAGCCTGCACTTTGAGACGGGGTATCTTTTCCCTGGCATATTCGGTGCTTTGGTCATTCTTGGCACCTACGACATACTGCAGAGAAAGCACACGATCAGCCGCAACTACCCCATCATGGTGCACTTCCGCTACCTGTTTGAATCAATAGGACCTGAGATTCGACAATACTTTATCCAGTCAGATACAGAAGAACAGCCCTTCTCCAGAGAACAGCGCACCATCATTTACCAGCGCGCCAAAAACGCGCTGGACAAGCGCCCCTTCGGCTCGCAACTGGGAATGTACGAAGAAGGTTTTGAGTGGATAAACCACTCACTAAAACCCTCAAAAATTGCAGACAGCAACTTTCGCATTCAGATCGGCTCACGCTGCGCCAAACCCTATAGCGCAAGCGTTTTCAACATTTCCGCCATGAGTTTCGGGTCCCTTTCTGCCAACGCCATTCTCAGCCTGAATACAGGCGCCAAGATGGGCGACTTCTATCACGACACGGGAGAGGGCTCTATATCGCGCTATCACAGGCAACCAGGAGGCGATCTGGTTTGGGAAATAGGCTCGGGCTACTTCGGCTGCCGGAACAAAGATGGCTCATTCAACCCCGAAATGTTCGAGAAAAATGCCACGCTTGATCAGGTAAAAATGATAGAGGTCAAACTATCTCAGGGTGCAAAGCCCGGCCATGGCGGCATCCTCCCTGGCGCCAAGGTAACACCGGAAATTGCCGAAGCCCGTGGCGTATCCGTAGGCGAAGACTGCGTCTCCCCCGCGCAGCACTCAGCCTTTTCAACTCCCATTGAATTGCTTGAGTTTCTGGACCAGCTCCGCGATCTGTCCGGAGGCAAACCGGTAGGATTCAAGCTGGCTATCGGCCATCCCTGGGAGTGGTTTGCCATAGTTAAAGCCATGCTTGAAACCGGACGCAAACCAGACTTTATTGTTATAGATGGCGGCGAAGGTGGCACCGGCGCAGCGCCACTGGAATTCATCAACCGTATTGGCACGCCGATGACAGAAGCACTGCTGCTTGTACACAACACTCTAGTAGGCACCAATCTCAGAGAAGATATCTCCATCGGCGCCGCCGGCAAAATAACCTCTGCCTTTAATATTGCGCGCACGCTTGCTCTGGGTGCTGACTGGTGCAACGCGGCCCGCGGCTACATGTTTTCACTGGGCTGCATTCAGGCTCTGAACTGCCATACCGGCCGCTGCCCCAGCGGTGTTGCCACTCAGGACCCCAGAAGAAGCAGCAAACTTGACGTGAAAGACAAAAGCGAGAGGGTGTACAACTTCCACAAAAACACCCTGGAGGCCCTGCAAAACCTGCTGGAAGCATCAGGCCTGCGCCATCCTGGTGAGCTGGGGCCTGAGCACATAATACGCCGGGTATCGAAAACAGAGGTACACTCTTACAATGACCTGTTCCCCTTTCTGGCTCCCGGCGCGCTGCTTGAGGGCAAAACCGGCATGGCGGTCTTCGACAAATACTGGGCGGAATCTCAACCGTATAGCTTTGATCCGCCAAAGTTTGTTCAGCAACTCAGAGAAACAAAGCTTCGCTAA